The Streptomyces sp. NBC_01268 genome window below encodes:
- a CDS encoding ribonuclease H family protein, with amino-acid sequence MTEKIIAACDGASKGNPGPAAWAWVIGAGDGEVAHWEAGPLGTATNNVAELTALLRLLEHIDPAVPAEVRMDSQYAMKAVTTWLPGWRRKGWKTSAGTPVANKELVVRIDELLADRRVEFVYTPAHQVDGDPLNDAADRAASHTARTQEPAGSAAGSPLPPPEPGSTRPAAAKRAPKAAGGARKAGTSGSPTLKARFPGRCRCGKAYDKGETITKNPDGWGHPTCAEAVS; translated from the coding sequence ATGACAGAGAAGATCATCGCGGCGTGCGACGGCGCGTCCAAGGGCAATCCCGGACCCGCGGCCTGGGCCTGGGTCATCGGCGCCGGGGACGGCGAGGTCGCCCACTGGGAGGCCGGACCGCTCGGCACGGCGACCAACAACGTCGCCGAACTCACCGCGCTGCTCAGGCTGCTTGAGCACATCGACCCCGCCGTGCCCGCCGAGGTGCGGATGGACTCGCAGTACGCGATGAAGGCGGTCACCACCTGGCTGCCGGGCTGGCGCCGCAAGGGCTGGAAGACGTCGGCCGGCACCCCGGTGGCCAACAAGGAGCTCGTGGTGCGGATCGACGAGCTGCTCGCCGACCGGCGGGTCGAGTTCGTCTACACCCCCGCCCACCAGGTCGACGGCGACCCCCTCAACGACGCCGCCGACCGGGCCGCCAGCCACACCGCCCGCACCCAGGAGCCCGCCGGTTCCGCCGCCGGCTCGCCCCTGCCGCCGCCGGAGCCCGGATCCACCCGCCCGGCGGCCGCGAAGCGTGCCCCGAAGGCGGCGGGCGGAGCCCGCAAGGCGGGTACCTCCGGAAGCCCCACGCTCAAGGCCCGCTTCCCCGGTCGCTGCCGCTGCGGAAAGGCGTACGACAAGGGCGAGACGATCACCAAGAACCCCGACGGCTGGGGCCATCCCACCTGCGCGGAAGCGGTTTCCTAG
- a CDS encoding GNAT family N-acetyltransferase has protein sequence MPVPVVLAGRTVRLEPLAMRHAEGIAWAGALDRAAYAYTAVPHGLDASCDYIARALADQAAGRALPFALVNPRNGRVLGSTRFLELDYWRGPLVWPPTTGTPHGDPLTAVPDAVEIGNTWISTEARGTGVNTEAKYLMLRHAFESWGVRRLSMRADARNSRSRAAIERLGATCEGVRRAHSRGLDGVVRDTAFYSVLDDEWPAVRGIIELRLPGLRPQGVLGRAYPGETREHGGAGELQPA, from the coding sequence GTGCCAGTACCTGTAGTCCTTGCCGGGCGCACCGTGCGCCTGGAGCCGCTGGCCATGCGCCACGCCGAGGGCATCGCCTGGGCGGGCGCACTGGATCGTGCGGCCTATGCCTACACCGCCGTGCCCCACGGCCTTGACGCCTCCTGCGACTACATCGCCCGCGCGCTCGCCGATCAGGCGGCGGGCAGGGCGTTGCCCTTCGCCCTGGTCAATCCCCGCAACGGCCGGGTTCTCGGATCCACCCGGTTCCTGGAACTCGACTACTGGCGCGGGCCCCTCGTGTGGCCGCCGACCACCGGCACGCCCCACGGCGACCCCCTGACGGCCGTGCCCGACGCGGTGGAGATCGGCAACACCTGGATCTCCACCGAGGCGCGCGGGACCGGCGTCAACACCGAGGCCAAGTACCTCATGCTGCGTCACGCGTTCGAGAGCTGGGGCGTACGCCGCCTCTCGATGCGCGCCGACGCCCGCAACAGCCGCTCCCGGGCCGCGATCGAACGCCTCGGCGCCACCTGCGAGGGTGTGCGCCGGGCTCACTCCCGCGGCCTGGACGGGGTCGTCCGCGACACCGCGTTCTACTCCGTCCTCGACGACGAGTGGCCGGCCGTGCGCGGCATCATCGAGCTCCGCCTGCCGGGCCTGCGCCCGCAGGGCGTGCTCGGGCGCGCCTACCCCGGCGAGACCCGGGAACACGGGGGCGCCGGGGAGCTGCAGCCCGCGTAG
- a CDS encoding STAS domain-containing protein, with protein sequence MHLIRRREPHLAVRSSEGLTTVELYGELDLVLVQHVRPELDDLTREAAAFTVDLRHLDFCDASGLGLLVRCAQRVRGRGATWCLVCDQPAILRLIRLAGLDDVLLPEPSAPEPGGGAPSGPARPPAPRVGRPGRLRV encoded by the coding sequence ATGCATCTGATCCGACGCCGCGAACCGCACCTCGCCGTCCGGTCGAGCGAGGGCCTGACCACCGTCGAGCTGTACGGCGAGCTCGACCTGGTGCTGGTGCAGCACGTCCGGCCGGAACTCGACGACCTCACCCGCGAGGCCGCCGCGTTCACGGTCGATCTGCGCCATCTCGACTTCTGCGACGCGTCGGGGCTCGGGCTCCTGGTGCGGTGTGCGCAGCGCGTACGGGGGCGCGGCGCGACCTGGTGCCTGGTGTGCGACCAGCCGGCGATCCTGCGCCTGATCCGGCTGGCCGGCCTCGACGACGTATTGCTCCCGGAGCCGTCCGCCCCGGAGCCCGGCGGTGGTGCGCCCTCGGGGCCGGCCCGGCCTCCGGCGCCCCGCGTGGGGCGCCCGGGCCGGCTGCGGGTCTGA
- a CDS encoding universal stress protein — protein sequence MTEKTAVVVGVDGSEHSLRALEWALGVAHHLEAPLTVAHVRSDALQLGSARISSLGPGPTIPDTVLDALADRIGPKAEGLDVRYASLDGSVIDALTAAARDARLLVVGARGRGGFASLLLGSTSRSLAASAPCPVVVVPHEARAASLEGGAGAGRVLLGLHVEETPDEVVDFAFEAARRRGVSLEVVTAYPVPPSPALLIGAPAPALQVPPPLPDEAPELVESTSRHQEERLRPFTARYPGVKVVRTVTPVDAAGRLVEDSQEAGLVVVGRHRRHRVETLLVGSVAHAVLHHAACPVAVVPPVKRP from the coding sequence ATGACTGAGAAGACAGCTGTCGTGGTGGGCGTGGACGGTTCCGAGCACAGCCTGCGGGCACTCGAATGGGCCCTCGGCGTCGCGCATCACCTGGAGGCGCCGCTGACCGTCGCCCACGTCCGCTCCGACGCGCTCCAGCTCGGCAGCGCCCGGATCTCCTCCCTGGGCCCCGGCCCCACCATCCCCGACACCGTCCTCGACGCGCTCGCCGACCGCATCGGGCCGAAGGCCGAGGGGCTCGACGTGCGCTACGCCTCGCTCGACGGCTCCGTCATCGACGCGCTGACCGCGGCCGCGCGCGACGCCCGGCTGCTCGTGGTCGGCGCACGCGGGCGGGGCGGCTTCGCGAGCCTGCTGCTCGGGTCGACGAGCCGCAGCCTGGCCGCGTCGGCGCCCTGCCCGGTGGTGGTCGTCCCGCACGAGGCGCGGGCCGCGTCCCTGGAGGGCGGCGCCGGGGCGGGACGGGTGCTCCTCGGGCTGCACGTCGAGGAAACCCCGGACGAGGTCGTCGACTTCGCCTTCGAGGCGGCGCGGCGGCGCGGGGTGTCGCTGGAGGTGGTGACGGCCTATCCGGTGCCGCCCTCCCCCGCCCTGCTCATCGGCGCACCGGCGCCCGCCCTGCAGGTGCCCCCGCCGTTGCCCGACGAGGCCCCGGAGCTGGTCGAGTCGACCAGCCGCCACCAGGAGGAGCGGCTGCGCCCCTTCACCGCGCGGTATCCCGGGGTGAAGGTCGTCCGCACCGTCACGCCCGTGGACGCCGCCGGCCGGCTGGTGGAGGACTCCCAGGAGGCGGGTCTCGTGGTCGTCGGGCGGCACCGCCGGCACCGGGTCGAGACCCTGCTCGTCGGGTCCGTCGCGCACGCCGTGCTGCACCACGCGGCCTGCCCGGTCGCCGTCGTCCCGCCCGTGAAGCGGCCCTGA
- a CDS encoding FAD-dependent oxidoreductase gives MTYAITQTCCNDATCIAVCPVNCIHPTPDEPDFGRTEMLYIDPRSCIDCGACADACPVDAIFPADALAPGQQEYTAVNAAYYDQRAARPEPVAGPTFHPWGQPSFPRSLPSDFAPVRVAVVGTGPAGMYAAEDLLLHTNAEVTLVDRLPVAGGLVRYGVAPDHPATKRIGDTFARFHHHPRVRMYLGVDVGTDVTAEELAAHHDAVVYAVGAATDRRLGIPGEDRSGSLSATAFVAWYNAHPEVAPDAVDLSGTERVVVVGTGNVALDVARILVTDPEALAATDIADHALAALRDSSVREVVLLARRGPEDASCTASELLALGKLPGVRLVVDDRDPRTWAAVEAAAPHEKAALLRCADRERVDWSATPGPERRIVFRFHSAPEEILDGAVRVTGPDPDGTVEIPAGTVLRAVGYRGMPVAGLPFDEATGTVPHENGRVAGRPGTYVVGWIKRGPSGGIGANRTCAAETVGTLLADAVDGTLPLPSGGARAFDRLARGRARTVVDARGLAAIERAELARGGAAGRPRVKLGTVPELVAAARGRRRLSR, from the coding sequence ATGACGTACGCCATCACCCAGACCTGCTGCAACGACGCCACCTGCATCGCCGTCTGCCCGGTCAACTGCATCCATCCGACCCCGGACGAGCCGGACTTCGGCCGCACCGAGATGCTGTACATCGACCCCCGGTCCTGCATCGACTGCGGCGCCTGCGCCGACGCCTGCCCGGTCGACGCGATCTTCCCCGCGGACGCCCTCGCGCCCGGGCAGCAGGAGTACACCGCCGTCAACGCCGCCTACTACGATCAGCGCGCGGCGCGCCCCGAGCCCGTGGCCGGACCCACCTTCCACCCCTGGGGCCAGCCGTCGTTCCCGCGCAGCCTGCCCTCCGACTTCGCACCCGTCCGGGTCGCGGTCGTCGGCACCGGGCCCGCCGGGATGTACGCCGCCGAGGACCTGCTCCTGCACACCAACGCCGAGGTGACACTGGTCGACCGGCTGCCGGTGGCCGGCGGACTCGTCCGGTACGGCGTGGCGCCCGACCACCCGGCGACCAAGCGGATCGGCGACACCTTCGCCCGCTTCCACCACCACCCCCGGGTACGCATGTACCTCGGTGTCGACGTCGGTACGGACGTCACGGCCGAGGAACTGGCCGCGCACCACGACGCCGTCGTGTACGCGGTGGGCGCCGCGACCGACCGACGGCTCGGCATTCCCGGCGAGGACCGGTCCGGCAGCCTCTCGGCGACCGCGTTCGTCGCCTGGTACAACGCGCACCCGGAGGTCGCGCCGGACGCCGTCGACCTCTCGGGCACCGAGCGGGTCGTCGTGGTCGGAACCGGGAACGTCGCCCTCGACGTCGCCCGCATCCTCGTGACCGACCCCGAGGCCCTCGCCGCCACCGACATCGCCGACCACGCGCTGGCCGCCCTGCGGGACTCCTCCGTACGGGAGGTGGTGCTGCTCGCCCGGCGCGGCCCCGAGGACGCCTCCTGCACCGCGTCCGAACTGCTCGCCCTCGGCAAGCTGCCCGGGGTGCGGCTGGTCGTGGACGACCGGGACCCGCGGACCTGGGCCGCCGTCGAGGCCGCCGCGCCCCACGAGAAGGCGGCGCTGCTGCGCTGCGCGGACCGCGAGCGCGTGGACTGGTCAGCGACGCCCGGGCCGGAGCGGCGGATCGTCTTCCGGTTCCACTCCGCGCCCGAGGAGATCCTGGACGGTGCGGTGCGGGTGACCGGCCCGGACCCCGACGGGACGGTCGAGATCCCCGCCGGCACGGTGCTGCGGGCCGTCGGCTACCGGGGCATGCCCGTGGCGGGGCTGCCCTTCGACGAGGCGACGGGCACCGTGCCGCACGAGAACGGACGGGTCGCGGGCCGGCCCGGCACCTACGTCGTCGGCTGGATCAAGCGCGGCCCCTCCGGCGGCATCGGCGCCAACCGCACCTGCGCCGCGGAGACCGTCGGCACCCTCCTCGCCGACGCCGTCGACGGGACCCTGCCCCTGCCCTCCGGCGGCGCCCGGGCCTTCGACCGGCTGGCCCGCGGCCGGGCGAGGACGGTCGTCGACGCCCGGGGGCTCGCCGCCATCGAACGCGCCGAGCTCGCCCGGGGCGGAGCGGCGGGACGGCCCCGCGTGAAGCTGGGGACGGTACCCGAGCTGGTCGCCGCGGCCCGAGGGCGCCGTCGGCTGTCGCGCTGA
- a CDS encoding AurF N-oxygenase family protein, with product MASSTARPADQAHPSQTATPSTPAAAAPEREAARRLLDSSAKLSYDPATEVDWDTPLDEGFHGMSPEWSTLYGTRYWQELTEEQRRELTRQESASVASTGIWFEMILQQMVLRDMYAKDPTDPRFQWALTEVADECRHSIMFGRGAAKLGAPAYRPARFVLELGRAFKTLAVGEAAYASILVAEEVLDVMQRDWMRDERVAPFVRTINNIHVVEESRHMKFAREETRARLRHAGPVRRHVQALVVSIASYFIVTSMVNREVYANAGLDTERALAEARANEHHKSLMRSSCSGLMEFLASCRLLTRPALAFYKRAHLI from the coding sequence ATGGCAAGCAGCACCGCCCGGCCGGCGGACCAGGCCCACCCCTCCCAGACCGCGACGCCCTCGACGCCCGCTGCGGCCGCGCCCGAACGCGAGGCGGCCCGGCGGCTGCTCGACTCCTCCGCCAAGCTGTCCTACGACCCGGCCACCGAGGTGGACTGGGACACCCCGCTCGACGAGGGCTTCCACGGCATGAGCCCCGAGTGGAGCACCCTCTACGGCACCCGCTACTGGCAGGAGTTGACCGAGGAGCAGCGCAGGGAGCTGACCCGGCAGGAGTCCGCGTCGGTGGCCAGCACGGGGATCTGGTTCGAGATGATCCTGCAGCAGATGGTGCTGCGCGACATGTACGCGAAGGACCCCACCGACCCCCGGTTCCAGTGGGCCCTGACCGAGGTCGCCGACGAGTGCCGGCACTCGATCATGTTCGGACGCGGCGCGGCCAAGCTGGGCGCGCCCGCCTACCGCCCGGCCCGCTTCGTCCTGGAACTCGGCCGCGCCTTCAAGACACTCGCCGTCGGCGAGGCCGCGTACGCCTCGATCCTGGTCGCCGAGGAGGTGCTCGACGTCATGCAGCGCGACTGGATGCGCGACGAGCGGGTCGCCCCGTTCGTCCGGACCATCAACAACATCCATGTCGTCGAGGAGTCGCGGCACATGAAGTTCGCCCGCGAGGAGACCCGCGCCCGGCTTCGCCACGCCGGTCCGGTGCGCCGGCACGTCCAGGCGCTGGTCGTCTCCATCGCGTCGTACTTCATCGTCACCAGCATGGTGAACCGCGAGGTGTACGCGAACGCCGGCCTCGACACCGAGCGGGCGCTCGCAGAAGCCCGCGCCAACGAACACCACAAGTCGCTGATGCGGTCGAGCTGTTCGGGCCTGATGGAGTTCCTGGCCTCCTGCCGCCTCCTCACCCGCCCCGCGCTCGCCTTCTACAAGCGCGCCCACCTCATCTGA
- a CDS encoding nuclear transport factor 2 family protein codes for MDPAARVSAAEARRLLDPEFVEVGASGRRWTYEEMLAALPELDGGTEDGPRYEPSGLRGVLLAPGLVHVTYETLIDGRRARRSSLWRKAGGEGAETGRKGWRMYYHQGTPVAEG; via the coding sequence ATGGACCCCGCCGCCCGCGTCTCCGCCGCGGAGGCCCGCCGCCTCCTCGACCCCGAGTTCGTCGAGGTCGGCGCCTCCGGTCGGCGCTGGACGTACGAGGAGATGCTCGCCGCACTCCCGGAACTCGACGGCGGCACCGAGGACGGCCCGCGATACGAGCCCTCCGGCCTGCGCGGGGTGCTCCTCGCGCCCGGCCTCGTCCACGTCACCTACGAGACGCTCATCGACGGCCGGCGGGCGCGCCGCAGCTCCCTCTGGCGCAAGGCAGGGGGAGAGGGAGCGGAGACGGGACGGAAGGGCTGGCGCATGTACTACCACCAGGGCACCCCCGTCGCGGAGGGGTGA